The following coding sequences lie in one Arachis ipaensis cultivar K30076 chromosome B03, Araip1.1, whole genome shotgun sequence genomic window:
- the LOC107633270 gene encoding E3 ubiquitin-protein ligase ATL4-like — translation MAPTLFSFITLCPGRREKLTFVVRSNQIRATMASDTVLPSMPLTVVGYVTSATPTKHTHSQHHRRAFLITVTVIAIAVTVFFALYFLLRDLSHYFRRQAHPISVRTSSAVFPSVSRFEQRDLLRLLPLCCHAFHAECIDVWLRTNLTCPLCRSAVFFSESDVGKILRSSSSAVGDSFRLEIGSISLRGTTSSAAEESRMRTYSVGEFDYLVGEDAEISYSQARRRTDSGEKDDAEPVESSAPSLASEVGSRWSWKDYYDLVSASLTSTASFRSSGRFFTGSSRRNDVVAIGDDEREANRFREEISEVFRWLSMA, via the coding sequence ATGGCACCAACATTATTTTCCTTTATCACTCTTTGTCCTGGGAGAAGAGAAAAACTCACATTCGTAGTCCGTAGCAACCAAATAAGAGCAACTATGGCTTCTGACACTGTTCTTCCTTCCATGCCTCTAACCGTTGTTGGATACGTCACTAGTGCCACTCCAACTAAACACACTCACTCGCAGCATCACCGCCGTGCCTTTCTCATAACGGTAACGGTCATCGCCATTGCGGTTACCGTCTTCTTCGCTCTCTACTTCCTCCTCCGTGACCTCAGCCATTACTTCCGCCGTCAAGCTCATCCAATTAGCGTACGCACATCATCTGCGGTCTTCCCCTCCGTCTCCAGATTCGAGCAACGCGACCTTCTTCGTCTCCTTCCTCTCTGCTGCCACGCGTTCCATGCCGAATGCATTGACGTCTGGCTCCGAACGAATCTCACCTGTCCGCTCTGCCGATCCGCAGTGTTTTTTTCGGAATCCGACGTCGGGAAGATTCTCCGGTCATCGTCCTCCGCCGTCGGCGACAGCTTCCGCCTCGAGATAGGTAGCATCAGTCTCCGTGGAACCACGTCATCCGCCGCCGAAGAATCGCGCATGAGGACATATTCGGTTGGCGAGTTCGATTACCTCGTTGGCGAGGACGCTGAGATTTCTTACAGTCAGGCTCGCCGGAGAACCGATTCCGGCGAGAAAGATGATGCTGAGCCGGTGGAATCATCGGCGCCGAGCTTGGCCAGCGAGGTAGGCAGCAGATGGAGCTGGAAGGATTATTATGATTTGGTTTCAGCTTCGTTAACGTCAACGGCGTCTTTTCGAAGCTCCGGAAGGTTCTTCACTGGGAGTAGCAGGCGAAACGACGTCGTTGCAATTGGTGATGATGAAAGGGAAGCCAACCGTTTTAGGGAAGAAATCAGCGAAGTCTTTCGATGGCTTTCAATGGCATAA